A genomic window from Pantoea alhagi includes:
- the fetB gene encoding iron efflux ABC transporter permease subunit FetB yields the protein MNHPEISNTSLALAFMLVLVALFVSQKEKLGLHKDILWSVARAIIQLTLVGYVLHTLFDFNNRWLTLLMVLFICTNAALHARKRSKRIGNAFVISFIAITSGTAMTLTILVSSGAIDFVPMQVIPVSGMIAGNAMVAVGLCYAQLNQRFADNRQKIEEMLSLGASVKQASATLVRDSIRAAMSPTVDAAKTVGLVSLPGMMSGLIFAGIDPVLAIKYQIMVTFMLLGTAAISTIIAAWLGYRRFYNARAQLLF from the coding sequence ATGAATCATCCGGAAATTAGCAATACCTCGCTGGCGCTGGCCTTTATGCTGGTGCTGGTGGCCCTGTTCGTCAGCCAGAAAGAGAAGCTGGGACTGCATAAAGATATTTTATGGAGCGTGGCGCGTGCCATCATTCAGCTCACCCTGGTCGGCTACGTCTTGCACACGCTGTTCGATTTTAATAACCGCTGGCTGACGCTGCTGATGGTGCTGTTTATCTGTACCAATGCGGCGCTGCATGCACGCAAACGCAGTAAACGCATCGGTAACGCCTTTGTTATCTCTTTTATCGCCATTACTTCCGGCACCGCCATGACGCTGACCATTCTGGTATCAAGCGGCGCGATTGATTTTGTGCCGATGCAGGTTATACCGGTTTCCGGCATGATCGCCGGTAACGCGATGGTGGCGGTGGGATTATGCTACGCCCAGTTGAATCAGCGCTTTGCCGATAACCGTCAGAAAATTGAAGAGATGCTGAGTCTTGGCGCATCGGTTAAACAGGCTTCGGCAACGCTGGTACGCGACAGCATCCGCGCCGCGATGAGCCCAACGGTGGATGCGGCGAAAACCGTGGGGCTGGTTAGCCTGCCGGGTATGATGTCAGGCCTGATCTTTGCCGGTATCGATCCGGTGCTGGCGATTAAATATCAGATCATGGTGACCTTTATGCTGCTGGGAACGGCGGCGATTTCAACAATCATCGCCGCCTGGCTTGGCTATCGTCGCTTTTATAACGCCCGCGCGCAGCTGCTTTTTTAA
- the fetA gene encoding iron efflux ABC transporter ATP-binding subunit FetA produces the protein MAMEIPLLAVRDVSYHLADKMLLAPLSFTLQQHEIVWLTGASGSGKTTLLKILASLLSPTTGTIALRGEESTTLKPETWRRQVSYCFQTPQLFGESVYDNLAFPWLIRQQRPEKQALRASLAQLNLDPEILGQPITDLSGGERQRVALLRNLQFPPAVLLLDEVTSALDKENKAQVKQLIRQTAQQQPMSVLWISHDSQEIDNGSRIISLTRMDAAQ, from the coding sequence ATGGCTATGGAGATCCCACTGCTGGCGGTACGTGACGTCAGCTATCATCTGGCGGATAAAATGCTGCTGGCTCCTCTCTCTTTTACTTTGCAGCAACATGAAATTGTCTGGCTCACCGGTGCTTCGGGCAGCGGTAAAACCACATTACTGAAAATTCTTGCCTCGCTCTTGTCACCGACGACCGGCACCATCGCGCTTCGCGGCGAGGAGAGCACTACGCTGAAACCGGAAACCTGGCGTCGGCAGGTCTCTTACTGCTTCCAGACGCCGCAACTGTTCGGCGAAAGCGTCTATGACAACCTGGCTTTTCCCTGGTTAATTCGTCAGCAGCGGCCTGAAAAGCAGGCGCTGCGCGCCAGCCTGGCGCAGCTGAATTTAGACCCGGAAATACTCGGGCAGCCCATCACCGATCTTTCCGGCGGCGAACGGCAGCGGGTGGCGCTACTGCGCAATTTACAGTTTCCTCCGGCGGTTCTGCTGCTGGATGAAGTTACCAGCGCGCTGGATAAAGAGAATAAAGCTCAGGTAAAACAGCTTATCCGCCAGACGGCGCAGCAGCAGCCGATGAGCGTACTCTGGATCAGTCACGACTCGCAGGAGATCGACAACGGCTCCCGCATTATCTCTTTAACCCGCATGGACGCAGCGCAATGA
- a CDS encoding SDR family oxidoreductase — protein MPTNKVAVVTASDSGIGKACAVMLAEQGYDIGITWRSDEKGAQETAEEVRNLGRQAELVQMDLSDPQQGGEALASLIEKLGRIDVLVNNAGTNVKGDFLDIAFDDWRKVFTVDVDGAFVCGQIAARQMVKQGEGGRIINITSVHEHTPLPGSVSYTAAKHALGGLTKAMALSLLPQKILVNAVAPGAIATPMNDMENADAHKVSLPNIPAGRPGDTREIASMVAWLCSEWSGYTTGQSFIIDGGFMLANPQYAAAQQQAAQ, from the coding sequence ATGCCGACAAACAAGGTTGCAGTGGTCACCGCCTCGGATTCCGGTATCGGGAAAGCCTGTGCGGTGATGCTGGCAGAGCAGGGTTACGATATCGGCATTACCTGGCGTTCGGATGAGAAGGGCGCGCAGGAGACAGCTGAAGAGGTGCGTAATCTGGGACGCCAGGCGGAACTGGTGCAGATGGATCTTTCCGATCCGCAGCAGGGGGGTGAAGCGCTGGCGTCGCTGATTGAGAAGCTGGGTCGCATCGATGTGTTAGTGAATAATGCCGGTACCAACGTTAAGGGCGACTTTCTGGATATTGCCTTTGATGACTGGCGTAAAGTATTTACCGTGGATGTCGACGGCGCTTTTGTTTGCGGACAGATTGCTGCGCGTCAGATGGTCAAACAGGGCGAAGGCGGCCGCATTATCAATATCACCTCGGTGCATGAGCATACGCCGCTGCCAGGTTCGGTCTCTTATACTGCGGCTAAACATGCGCTGGGCGGCCTGACCAAGGCGATGGCGCTCAGCCTGCTGCCGCAGAAAATTTTGGTTAACGCGGTCGCGCCAGGCGCTATCGCCACGCCAATGAACGATATGGAAAATGCCGACGCGCACAAGGTTTCCCTGCCCAATATTCCTGCCGGTCGCCCCGGCGATACGCGCGAAATCGCCAGCATGGTTGCCTGGCTCTGCTCTGAGTGGTCTGGCTATACCACTGGTCAGTCGTTTATTATTGACGGCGGCTTTATGCTCGCTAATCCGCAGTATGCCGCCGCGCAACAGCAGGCTGCTCAGTAA